The Eggerthella guodeyinii sequence GTGTTCACGCCGGGCTGCAACTTCCGCTGCCCGTTCTGCCACAACGCCGACTTGGTGACGGGCGGCGCGGCGCACGAGGCGACCACGGCCGCAAGCGCCGACGCCGTCTCGCTCGACGAGTTCTTCGCGTTTTTGGACAAGCGCCAGGGGCTGCTCGACGGCGTGTGCGTCACGGGCGGCGAACCGCTGCTGCAGCCCGGCATCGAGGACTTCTGCGCCCGCGTGCACGAGCGGGGATTCGCGGTGAAGCTCGACACGAACGGCAGTTTCCCCGACCGCCTGCGCGCCCTCGTGGAGGCCGGCCTCGTGGACTGCGTGGCCATGGACGTGAAGAACGCGCCGGAGCGGTACGCCGAAACCGTCGGCGTGCCCGCGTTCGATCTCGCGCCGGTGCAGGCGTCCCTCGACTTCCTGCGCGCCGGCGACCTGCCCTACGAGGTGCGCACCACCGTGGTGCGCGAGCTGCACACCGCCGACGACCTGCGCGCGCTGGCCGCGTGGGTGCAGGGCGTGCGGGCGTGGCACCTGCAAAGCTTCATCGACGCGGAAAGCGTGCTGGGCGGCACCGGCCGCTTCCACGCCTGGGATCCCGACGACCTGCGCGCCCTGCTGCCCGAGCTGCAAGCCGTGGTGCCGGGCGCCCAGCTGCGCGGCGTGGACTAGCGCGTCGTCGCGGACGCGGACTAGCGCGGCGCGGCACCGCACGACGGCGACCGCTTCGCCACGTTACCGGCGAGCTTCAACCCTTTTTCAAAGCGGCATCATGACCGGCGATTCGCCGGCGCCCCGCCCTATACTGAGAGCTTGGCGCGCTGCACGGCGCGCCGGTTTGACGAGGACAAAGGGGGATGCATGCGTTCACGTTGGTTGGTTCTCTGCGCGCTTGCGGCGTGCCTGCTCGCGCCGTTGACGGGGTGCGTCGCCTCGCAGCCGGAAGCCGTTCCCGAGCAGCCTTCGACCGAGTTCGGCACGCCGTCGGATCCCGACGAGAACGCCGCAGCCCCGACGCCCGCCCCTGCGGCCCCGCACGAGCCCACGCTGGACGAGCGCGCCGCCGACAAAGTGGCCTCCCTGACCCTCGAGCAGAAGGTGGCGCAGCTGTTCATCGTGCGCCCCGAATCCATCACGGGCGTGGACACCGCCACGCAGGCCGGCCCCGCCACCGAGGAGGCGTTGCAGACCTATCCCGTGGGCGGCATCGCCTACTTCCAGAAGAACCTGCTGGACCCCGACCAGACCGCCACCATGCTGGCCAACGTGCAGGCGTATTCCGAGGAAGCCGTCGGCTTGCCGTTGTTCACCTGCGTGGACGAGGAAGGCGGCACCGTCACGCGCATCGCGGGCAACCCCGGCTTCGCCATCGAGAACGTGGGCGACATGGCCGACGTCGGCGCCGCCGGCGACCCCGCGGCGGCCGAGGACGTCGCGCACACCATCGGCACGTACCTGCACGACCTGGGCTTCAACGTGGACTTCGCCCCCGACGCCGACATCTGCGGCGACCCCGCCGTCGACGTGATGGCGCTGCGCTCGTTCGGCACCGACCCGCAGCTCGTGGCCACTATGGTGGAAGCGCAGGTCAAAGGGTTCGCAAGCGCGAACATGCTGTGCAGCGCCAAGCACTTCCCCGGCATCGGCGGCGTGGCGGGCGACAGCCACGAAGGAGCCATCGTGTCCGAGAAAACCCTCGACGAGCTGCGCGCCTTCGAGCTGGTCCCGTTCAAGGCGGCCATCGCGGCCGACGTGCCGTTCATCATGGTGGGCCACCTCTCGGTGCCGAACGCCACGGGCGACGACACGCCCGCCTCCATCAACCCCGCCATCGTCACCGACCTGCTGCGCGACGAGCTGGGCT is a genomic window containing:
- a CDS encoding anaerobic ribonucleoside-triphosphate reductase activating protein encodes the protein MRIAGLQKLTLLDYPGKTAATVFTPGCNFRCPFCHNADLVTGGAAHEATTAASADAVSLDEFFAFLDKRQGLLDGVCVTGGEPLLQPGIEDFCARVHERGFAVKLDTNGSFPDRLRALVEAGLVDCVAMDVKNAPERYAETVGVPAFDLAPVQASLDFLRAGDLPYEVRTTVVRELHTADDLRALAAWVQGVRAWHLQSFIDAESVLGGTGRFHAWDPDDLRALLPELQAVVPGAQLRGVD
- a CDS encoding glycoside hydrolase family 3 protein, with translation MRSRWLVLCALAACLLAPLTGCVASQPEAVPEQPSTEFGTPSDPDENAAAPTPAPAAPHEPTLDERAADKVASLTLEQKVAQLFIVRPESITGVDTATQAGPATEEALQTYPVGGIAYFQKNLLDPDQTATMLANVQAYSEEAVGLPLFTCVDEEGGTVTRIAGNPGFAIENVGDMADVGAAGDPAAAEDVAHTIGTYLHDLGFNVDFAPDADICGDPAVDVMALRSFGTDPQLVATMVEAQVKGFASANMLCSAKHFPGIGGVAGDSHEGAIVSEKTLDELRAFELVPFKAAIAADVPFIMVGHLSVPNATGDDTPASINPAIVTDLLRDELGYQNLIITDSMGMGAVGDVAPEQVGVAALEAGVDLVLMPEDFVATYQGVLDAVHDGRLTEARIDESVRRIVKTKLALAE